The stretch of DNA CCGCGGACATCAGGGCATGGGTTGTCTCGTCCAATCGTCCTCCTGCCATGAAGAGCACCAAGGTCTCCGCCCGGGCCAGGTGCGCCCAGTCGGGGGCCCCCTCCGTGCGGTGCGCCGTGGCGAAGGTCACCGACCCGGACACCCCCCGGTGGGTGATGGGGATGGCCGCCGCGGCGGGAACGGCCGCCAGGCTGGAGACGCCCGGAACGACTTCGTAGGGAATGCCGGCCGCCTCGAGCGCAAGCGCTTCCTCGCCGCCGCGTCCGAAGACGAAGGGGTCTCCCCCCTTGAGCCGCACCACGCTGCGCCCCAGGCGGGCCTGGGCGATGAGCAGGGTGTGGATGTCCTCCTGCCGCACCGACTCGCCGCCGCCCTCCTTGCCCACATAGAGGATGCGGGCATGGGGCCGGGCGTGCTCCAGCACCGCCGGGTGCACCAGGCGGTCATGCACCACGGTGTCGGCGTCCGCCAGCAGGCGCGCCGCGCGAAGCGTCAGCAGCCCCGGGTCTCCGGGCCCCGCTCCGACGAGGTAGACACATCCTTTGGCACGCCGGCTCATGTCTTCTCTCCCAAGGCCTTCAGCTCCTCACGAATACGCGTCCACGCGGACCGGCGCTCTCCGCGCGCCAGGTGCCCGCCAATGTCATCGTCCACCAGCCGCTTCAGCAGCCGGCTCCGGCCCGCGCCCCGGGGCAGGTGCTCCCGGAAGTGGCCACTCAGCCGGGCGATCCACACGTGGTGGCGCCCGATGCCCTCCAGCAGTTGCCGCCGCAGCGCCCGCGCCAGCGCCGGGGCCATGCCCTGGGTGGAGACCGCCACGGTGATGGGCCCGCGCCGGCCCACGGAGGGCAGGGTGAAGTCACACAGGTCCGGCTCATCCGCGGCGTTCAGCAGGATGCCGCGCGCCCGCGTCTCCTCGGCCACCGCCACGCTCACCCGGCGGTCATCCGTGGCCACGAAGACGAGCGCCTGGCCGGCGGCGTCTCCGGGAGTATAGGCGCGCTCCAGCAGCTCCAGTCGGCCCTCGGCCGCCAGGCGCCGCAGGGCGTCCGTGGCCCCGGGGGCGATCATCCGCAGCCGGGCGCCCGCCTCCAGCAGTTGCAGGGCGCGGCCCTCGGCGATGAGGCCTGCACCGATGAGCAGCACGGGCTTGCCCCGCAGTTGCAGGCAGACGGGGTAATCAGCGAGGGACACAGAGGCCATGACGCTTCGTTCCGGGCCTCAGCGGCGCACGTGCAGGCCGCACTCGCGGTTGGCGGCGGACTCCCACCACCAGCGGCCGGCGCGCTCGTCCTCGTACGGCTTCACGGCCCGCGTGCACGGGGCGCAGCCAATGGAGGGATAGCCCCGGTCATGCAGGGCGTTGTACGGCACGCCGTTCTCCTGGATGTAGCTCCACACCTGCCGGGCGCTCCAGGAGACCAGGGGGTTGAGCTTGAAGAGGCCGCCGTGGTCCATGTCCCGCTCGAGGGCCTCCACCCCCGTGCGGGTGACGGACTGCTCGCGGCGCAGCCCCGTCACCCACGCCTGCCGTCCCTGGAGCGCGCGCCCGAGCGGCTCCACCTTGCGGATGGCGCAGCACTGCTTGCGCGCCTCGATGCTCTGGCGGAAGGAGAAGTAGCCCTGGGTGGAGACGAGCGTCTCCACGCGCTCCCGGTCCGGGAAGAAGGTCTCCACGTCCAGCCCGTAGCGGTTGCGGAGCACCTCCATGACTTCGTACGTCTCGGGAGGCAGCCGGCCCGTGTCCAGGGTGAACAGGCGCACGCTGGGGGCGTGCTTGCGCGCCAAATCAATGAGCGCCACGTCCTCCGCCCCGAAGCTCACCGCCATGGCCGCGTTCGCACCGAACCGG from Stigmatella aurantiaca encodes:
- a CDS encoding precorrin-2 dehydrogenase/sirohydrochlorin ferrochelatase family protein is translated as MASVSLADYPVCLQLRGKPVLLIGAGLIAEGRALQLLEAGARLRMIAPGATDALRRLAAEGRLELLERAYTPGDAAGQALVFVATDDRRVSVAVAEETRARGILLNAADEPDLCDFTLPSVGRRGPITVAVSTQGMAPALARALRRQLLEGIGRHHVWIARLSGHFREHLPRGAGRSRLLKRLVDDDIGGHLARGERRSAWTRIREELKALGEKT
- a CDS encoding phosphoadenylyl-sulfate reductase gives rise to the protein MLSQDEFLAASAELKTASAEQILSWTEARFGANAAMAVSFGAEDVALIDLARKHAPSVRLFTLDTGRLPPETYEVMEVLRNRYGLDVETFFPDRERVETLVSTQGYFSFRQSIEARKQCCAIRKVEPLGRALQGRQAWVTGLRREQSVTRTGVEALERDMDHGGLFKLNPLVSWSARQVWSYIQENGVPYNALHDRGYPSIGCAPCTRAVKPYEDERAGRWWWESAANRECGLHVRR
- the cobA gene encoding uroporphyrinogen-III C-methyltransferase; the protein is MSRRAKGCVYLVGAGPGDPGLLTLRAARLLADADTVVHDRLVHPAVLEHARPHARILYVGKEGGGESVRQEDIHTLLIAQARLGRSVVRLKGGDPFVFGRGGEEALALEAAGIPYEVVPGVSSLAAVPAAAAIPITHRGVSGSVTFATAHRTEGAPDWAHLARAETLVLFMAGGRLDETTHALMSAGRAPTTPTAVVEAGTWEHQRVIEAPLSGIAREAREADVGSPALLVVGEVVSLRSQLRSLAQRPVAADGAFAQVAEGGHE